Proteins encoded in a region of the Panthera tigris isolate Pti1 chromosome B2, P.tigris_Pti1_mat1.1, whole genome shotgun sequence genome:
- the TCF21 gene encoding transcription factor 21, producing the protein MSTGSLSDVEDLQEVEMLDCDGLKMDSGKEFVTSNESTEESSNCEAGSPQKGRGGLGKRRKAPTKKSPLGGVSQEGKQVQRNAANARERARMRVLSKAFSRLKTTLPWVPPDTKLSKLDTLRLASSYIAHLRQILANDKYENGYIHPVNLTWPFMVAGKPESDLKEVVTASRLCGTTAS; encoded by the exons ATGTCCACCGGCTCCCTCAGCGATGTGGAGGACCTCCAAGAGGTGGAGATGCTGGACTGCGACGGGCTGAAAATGGACTCGGGCAAGGAGTTTGTGACTTCCAACGAGAGCACCGAGGAGAGCTCCAACTGCGAGGCGGGGTCGCCCCAGAAGGGCCGCGGAGGCCTGGGCAAGAGGAGGAAGGCGCCCACCAAGAAGAGCCCCTTGGGCGGCGTCAGCCAGGAGGGGAAGCAGGTCCAGCGCAACGCGGCCAACGCGCGCGAGAGGGCCCGGATGCGGGTGCTGAGCAAGGCCTTCTCCAGGCTCAAGACCACCTTGCCCTGGGTGCCCCCGGACACCAAGCTCTCCAAGCTGGACACGCTCAGGCTGGCGTCCAGCTACATCGCGCACTTGAGGCAGATCCTGGCGAACGACAAGTACGAGAACGGTTACATTCACCCGGTCAACCTG ACGTGGCCCTTTATGGTGGCCGGGAAACCCGAGAGTGACCTGAAAGAAGTGGTGACCGCGAGCCGCTTATGTGGAACCACAGCATCCTGA